Within Malus domestica chromosome 04, GDT2T_hap1, the genomic segment gatcttggatgaactgttggaagtttcttcaatgggccgtgggcttgatctttgaaggtggatttgaacggatcttcaaggagccgttgggccttgatcttgaggatgagtgtttcttcaagggccgttaaggtttgatcttgaataacggtgatgaacggatcttcaagggcttttgggcttgatcttgaagaacggttggatgtgtggatttgttgatgttgttgatccaaaggccgtcggggcttgatcttggatgaacggatgatgaacgatagtgctttcttcaagggccgtcggggcttgatcttgaattggtggaagttcttcaagggcctttggggcttgatcttgaattggtggttggttgatccaagggccgtcggggcttgatcttggaagaacgatgaacgaagaacgaagaacgaagagagctttcttgattcttcgggaaccttgagagctttagagtttcaaagcttcaaagatttgggggattctcttccaatttgggagtagagaaatgtatttgtgaattggttccttttgattctttgatggaggagcctatttataggctttgggaacgaatcaccaccatccatttgttttggtggatgttgtaggtgaatttgggtggatgttgtaggtgaaacttggtggatgtttgtaggtgaaacttggtggatgttgtaggtgaacttggtggatgttgtaggtgaacttagtgcatgatgtaggtgaagtgaatgaaggttgtaattttaatacaatggtcaacatttatttcaccaaaatttcaatgtttacaaatgtaatcttaatgcaatggttaacatttatgccaccgaaatttcaatgtctacagtgTGAtccataattaaataaaaataaggcATGTTATAGGGCCAAACTTTAAAATTCGCACAACTCTAGGCATCAACTTTGAAACCCATATGAAGGATCATATATTAGGGTTTAGATGACCACCTCAGTCCATCTCAACCCATCTGAGGGCTCGGACTGGGTTCTCATTGAGGCACGTCTACCACACAAACAACCATACTCAAGAATATCTTGCCTCCTTAAATTTCGATGTACACATCATTCGACATGCTGATGTTAAAGGCCATAGACAGGTAAATGTTGAaccttcacaagatacaactaAAGGCCATATACTAGGAATTATAGTCACTGTCAATGCCAAATGATCAATCTACTCATGCTTTAGCTTAGCAATGAGATCGAGGTTGCTCCTTCTACACCACATATAAATAGAGCCAAATGCCTTCAAGCTGAGGACCTTCATCAAATTCAATCTCTACAATTATACAAAAACCTTGAGTGATTCTTCAATCAACGCAACTGCTTTTCAACACAAACCCCATTCTTTCAGCAAAGCCCCTTTGCTATTCAGCTTGCCATAATCTTGCTAGAGTTTTATTACTTTCTTTACATTTCCAATCAATTTACATTTCAAGTCATGTAGTATGGCCTATCGGCCCAGATTTTACTTTTGTAAACATTTGTAATCTTGACTTTATCATGAAATTATTACATTCTGTTTTCTGCTTTAGTTTTTATTTCGCTGTCATTTGCTTTTTAGGCAAGCAAATACACAAAATTACACTGAATTTTAAGTCCTCGTTCACTTGAGACATATAAAAGAACTTAACCAAATTAGTGTCTCATTCAGTGCGTAATCATATGGTTAAGAAGTTAGATTTACACGCAACTTCCATGCACATTCGAATACAAACACTGTCTGTCAGCAACCTTCAACAGTGGTATGCatattctctctttctctcgagCTCGTGGTGCCAAGACCGAAAACAATACTTCAGGCAAATACATGTTGAACCGAATCTAGACTCTGTACAAATTTTGACACCAACACAATAGGTTCAAATTACTAAGTAGTCTAGTAAATGAATGatgaaaattgtttaaaaaatcATACTACTAAATAAGCTGGACTACCAAAGACAAATCCTTTGTTTAATTGTCTTATGCACTTTTTCTTATTTGGATAGCTAAGTTGTCTTTTACTTTATTCTAGGAAGCTAGGCTAGCAAAAGCCAGAATATCTTGGACCAAGTGTTTCTCAAATCTCCGTGTGTAACTAAAAGTATTGAGTAATCTCTTTGTGATTGAGAGCATCCACAACCCCTAGAAGTTTCCTTTGCCGCCGATCTTAATTTCGATTAGGGTCGGTGGCTACCCTTTCTTCTTTCCCTCtgcattctttttctttcctttttcttttcccctGCTTTTCTTCCTGCATATTCCATCACCTTCTCACCATTGACTATCACTTATCTCTCCATACCCTCAGATCCACTCCTCTCCCTCTCAGATCCTTTCATCCATTCACCCATCCACATGTCTTTCTCCCAGATTCCACCGATTCCATCTCTCTCCCGACCTTTAACCACTTTTGACAGCGATCTGTTGCGATCACCAACTGAGAAGGTGTTTAGAGTTCCGGTCTTCTCACCGGTTCGGGTGgccacaccaccaccaccttcttCTATCTATCTGCCTTTTCTGGTAGTGTCGCTTGTGGTAATCCCACAAGCTTCTTTGCTTTGGTGGTCTGGTTTGACGAGATGCTATCATTTGGAAGCCGGAATCCATCTTCTTTCCACTTCTGAGATGATGGTTCCTGGTAATAGTTGGTCGTGGCAGTTCGAGATCGTCGGGGGTGCTGCTGCAGCGGCGATTTCGACGGAAGAGCTAGCAGGAAGCTTTCCGGCTTACGTGTCTGTCTTTGTTGTGGGCCACTTTGtgttgggctttgggcttttgaggtccatatttttgtttatattgataTTGTACTTGGACCTCTAGCTTTGGAACTGTTTGTTTTGTTAATGGAGTACTCTttgtccaaaaacaaaaaaaaaaaaaaaaaaaaacttggaccaaaatttactatttttatttgaTATTAGTCATGAAAAGAATTCATATATACACGTCAAGAAAAACGACTATCCACCATGTTTTAATTCAAAGCAGTTAAGTCGCGGACTAATAGGGATGGCGGACTATATGGTGAGGATttagggaaaaaaagaaaaagaatgttcGTTACTGTTCCATAGCCAAATTAATAGATAATAGATAATAGATAGCAGATAAATTCACAATCACAACGAAAAGAAGGCTAATAGATAATAAATCTAGAATGTAGATGTTTTTCTCTTGGTTTACAAATATATACTATGTActctactttctcaaaaataccAGCTGGGTGCCTTTTGGTAAGAGGCAAAGTTCTAATCCCCCATTCCATTcactttttctcttctttgcttTAAGGAAAACTTTGGACAGGGTAATATCTGATTAGTGGGATCTGTGAAGCATTAGACAGAGTTGGGATGGGACGTTTCAGTTGAATTCACTTTTGGAAGTACATGCGCAATAACACGTGGCTGACCATGATTCATTTGGTGAAGATATACACAAATAATCTGTCACTGTCTCACAACTCACTAGCCTGATGATTAGAGAGCCTAAAATATTGGCACGTGCTTAAAAATACGTGAACTTTAAGCTTTTTGCTTCGAGAGCACAACTCATACATTCACTGAACAGAGTCATCTTTTGCCTCTCGTGGATAATttcacttaaaaaataaaacagacGGAACAACTGCTTTTGCTAAAAGTAGCATTTGTCACCGATAACTTTAACCGACGGAGGTTCGTCAGTAGAAATGGTCGGATAAAACTCGTCGCGTGAGGACTTACACGACGGATGAATTATTCTTCAGGTAAACTAATGTTAACCTGACAAAAGTGGTTGTCTAGCGAGAGTGCGTTgaccagtggcgaagccaggaattaACTGGGGGAGGGGCGAAGTTAAAAGATTGTAAGGTTCAAAAGAATAGCAACAATCAAAtccttttatataataaggtcttccataatttatcaatataaacaaattacaattgttgccggcgaggtttcatatcatgaaaacgtcgcataacaggctcattatcaataaaaacaaatacatctctctcaatgtaaacaagcatgctatcactcaaccattgatctcccattttgttacgtaatggtgttttcacaatcttcatagcagaaaaagctCTCTCTACCGAAGCGGTTGCAACCGGTAACACCAAAGCCAATATAAGAAGCTTATACACTAACATATAGCTTGCACACCTTCCGGTCTTCACCAACTCCTTTGCAAGATCACCAATTCCTCTTAATGATGAAAACTCACTATGCATCTTCATATCGTAAATGTAATTGTCAAGTTGAATGGGAAGATTTATGAGATCCATACGATCAAAATCTTGAGGATAAAGTTGAGCTAGACGAACAATTTTTGCTTtgtcaaaagatgcaaaattattcaccggactcaaacatgccatacaaagaagcaattcggtgtttacctcattgaagcgatcattcaattcctttaattgcgtatcaaggacttgaaaatagaGATCCACACGATAGTAATGAAGGTTTGTGAGTCTTGGAGCTTTACGCCTTGATTTTCCGGGTACGAAATGCAAATCCTCCATGTTAGGAACGACAATATCATGTTCTTCACAAAACTTTTGTACATCATTAAGCAAGTCCCCAAAATCATCATCTCTTAAGGATTGTAGTCTTTGCTTGCATACTTCTACTAACGCCATCgcattcacaatatcttgatcttTCTTTTGTAATGCTTGTGATAACTCATTTGTAATTCCCAATATAAGTCTCATtaaaaaaaggtgaaacacaaaatcaaaagttTGTATGTCATGGAATAACTTACTTGCTTCTCCGAAATTGTCTTGGTTGGTATCATCTTTAATCCATTCAAGCATCTCCACCACGGCTTCAAACATGACAATAATACTCACTATAGTACCATAATGTGAGTTCCAATGTGTATCACAAGGACGCATGAGACTACTCTCTTGATTTAACCCTCTACCCGTTTCAAGATCACCAACATCAAgagctttcttaatttgttctAGTTGTTTCTCTCTAAATGCATCACGACGCTTACACGATGATCCAATAGTATTGACCAAGATACTAGCATTGTTGAAGAAAATGGCGACACCCTCAATTCCCTTTGCAACGGCTACAAGAGCTAATTGAAGTTGGTGTGCAAAACAATGAACATAAAATGCTTGAAGATACTTGttcaaaatctttgttttaaggccaTTTAGCTCACCCTTCATATTACTAGCTCCATCATAGCCTTGTCCCCGTAACTTGGACATACTCAAATTTGTTGTAGCAAAGAATCTCTCAATAGCCTCTTCAAGTGAGCTACTAGTTGTAGAGGTGACATGTTGCACACCCAAAAACTTTTCAATTGCTTCTCCTTTTTTGTTCACATAACGCAATACCACCGTCATTTGCTCTTTAGTTGAAGAATCACGTGATCcatcaaccaaaagagaaaaaaatgcacCTTCCATATCTTTAGTGATTGCATCTATAGTTTCAATGGCACAAGCACGGACAAGATCTTTTTGAATATCGGAAGAAGTATACTTAAGATTCTTGGGAGCATTCTCAAACACAACTTTTCTAACTTGCTCATTATGCTTGGAAAGAAATTGCATAAGCTCTAAATAATTACCTCTATTGCTTGATTTGAACGATTCATCGTGGCCACAAAAAGGCAAACCTTGTCCCAATAACCATCTTGTACACTTAAGTGAGGCATTCAATAAAGTACGATAATTAATGCGCGCTTCATCGGTTTGCTTACTCACAAATGTTTCAATGTGTTGTTTTTGTGCCATCAAATCTCTAGCTTGTTGTATAACTTTATTATGAAGACTTCCAACACCTCCCTCATGGACTCGAAGATTTTGGGGTCCTTTCTTCCAATTTGTAAACCCTTTCTCAGTGAAGACATCACTTCCAGTGCTACCCATTTGATCGAAATCACATTTGAAAAGATAGCAATAACAGCAAAATGCAGCATTTTTTGATATACTATACTCCAACTACTTAAACTTATCAAACCAACCGATGATAAAACATCTTTTGTCACTAACTTTTCTTGGCATGATGTGGTCTCTAGGTTGACAAGGATCATTTTGGAGATAGTGtctacgaattgcttcacgaaAATTAGGTGGATAATCAAGCATTCGACGTCTATGTCCAGGGTCTACAGGAAGATTAGCCAATATTTCATCTAACTCAGTGGCCTCACTTTGTTGTGACCTACTAGGAATATTCGAATGAGGACttcttggaatatttgaaggaggaggaggactactcggaatatttgaaggagaatGACTACCCAAAAtgtttgaaggaggatttaagcattgtttcttatagtatCGTTCCATTATGTAACtgtaaaatagaaagaaaaaaaatacttagaCTCTTAATCCTAGAGTAGACTATACTATAGTATGCATAATAACTAAtccaaccaacaattcaattaatcaataccaaTAAGCGTACAAATTATtcgataaataaaaattcaattcaactaatcatatgaataattGTATACATAATACATTATGTAATAATTCAATTCAATAATcgagaattcaaattttaatttttaccctaaaaaataatttcataatttcataatttcatatcaataatcaataaccataTTAGTGCATTTAGTGCTTTACTATATGATTCTAtactaattaaacaaaattcgttttaaataataaattagggttagggattaTAAATTTAGGGATTAAAAAATATACCTAAATAGTGGGTTTGAAACTTTGAAGGGCTGCCCTGCAGTGTAGATGACTATAGTGGAGCTGGCGCAGCAAAAAAGGCCAAACAGTGCTGCTATGCTGTGCTGTGCTGATTCGGCCTTTTGACTTCTGTTCCGTTTTCTGCTTCGAATAGGGGAGCAGCCTCTGCTTTGCTGCTGGTTTGATTGGAAGTTGTAAAGGGTTCGACAGAGAGATTGAATGAATGGGGGACCGCGTGTCCCCTtatatgaattttttatttcttccaacttatcaaaacggtgccgttttattttctcatttttaaaaaaaaattttaccaggcctaaaacgacgtcgttttggcctggttgtttaaaaaaaaaatttaagtcaGCTCTGCTGCCTAAACAGCAGAACCAACCAGACAGACGACCGTAGCAAACAGAGCAGCAGAACCAGTGGGTTTTCCGGCAGGGGAGGGGCAAAACCAGCACTCCAGTCTTGtttttccggcgaggggagtggcggccgccactcctcgccctcacgtggcttcgccactggcgTTGACTCATATGATCCGACGGAAGTCGTCTTACCAAACGAAATCTACTTCGTCGGCTtggacataaattaataatgtGGTGAGCTTAAACCGACAACACAATTGTCGAGTAAACTCTAACAGGTAAATGTTTACGCAACGACACCTTAGTGGGCCAagtttatttaaattaaaaaaaaaataaaactattaAATAATCTATTTaattctaaaatttaaaaaacaataatcattacaaaaagttaaaaacaaattaaaattaaaaattaaaaattctaaaatttaaaaaaaaaaagtattacaCAAATGGAAGATTAATATTTACAACCCCAAAAAAATTGTGAATACAAATAtattacaaaaacaaaatgtaAAATACTATGCTGGGTGGTATTGTGACTGTTGGGGCGGCTCTTGGGACGGCTGCTGGGGAGCTCTAAGAATGGCTAGGGGAATGGCCACAAAAGTTGGCCAAGGGCTCTGGAATCCTAATGCCAGAAGCTGACAAGGACAAGATATGGTAGTGAAGTACATGCCCACTAATTTCCTTTGGCGCGCTTGCTCCATCTCCACCTGctaatgtaacatcccacatcgcccagtggagtggatcatgtaagccttatatgtatattccaatttctacctagcacgaggctttttgggagctcactggcttcgggttccatcagaactctgaagttaagcgagttcgggcgagagcattcctaggatgggtgacccactgagaaattctcgtatgagttcccagaaacaaaatcgtaagggcgtggttggggcccaaagcggacaatatcgtgctatggtggggTCGAGccagggatgtggtgggggcccgggccagtatgtgacaatttggtatcaaagccaatccctggccagaagtgtgtcaacaaggacgtcgggcccctaaggggagtggattgtaacatcccacatcacctaggggagtagatcctgtaagccttatatgtatattctcatctctacctagtacgaggccttttgggagctcactggcttcgggtttcatcggaactccgaagttaagtgagttcacgtgagagcaatctcatgatgggtgacccattaggaagttcttgtgtgagttcccagaaacaaaactgtgagggtgtggtcggggtccaaaatggacaatatcgtgctacggtggagtcgagcccaggatgtggtaggggcttgggctgggatgtgacagctAAAGTCTGGAATCAGTCTCAATCGATGTAGTAGAGCTGGATGAAGGAGAAGACCCAACTTCCCAAACCTGACCAGTTCCTAGGCCACGAACTTCCTTGCCTTTCCTTCGCCCAACCCCATCCATGAGCAACTGGAGATACACCTCTGGA encodes:
- the LOC103422936 gene encoding uncharacterized protein, with product MGSTGSDVFTEKGFTNWKKGPQNLRVHEGGVGSLHNKVIQQARDLMAQKQHIETFVSKQTDEARINYRTLLNASLKCTRWLLGQGLPFCGHDESFKSSNRGNYLELMQFLSKHNEQVRKVVFENAPKNLKYTSSDIQKDLVRACAIETIDAITKDMEGAFFSLLVDGSRDSSTKEQMTVVLRYVNKKGEAIEKFLGVQHVTSTTSSSLEEAIERFFATTNLSMSKLRGQGYDGASNMKGELNGLKTKILNKYLQAFYVHCFAHQLQLALVAVAKGIEGVAIFFNNASILVNTIGSSCKRRDAFREKQLEQIKKALDVGDLETGRGLNQESSLMRPCDTHWNSHYGTIVSIIVMFEAVVEMLEWIKDDTNQDNFGEASKLFHDIQTFDFVFHLFLMRLILGITNELSQALQKKDQDIVNAMALVEVCKQRLQSLRDDDFGDLLNDVQKFCEEHDIVVPNMEDLHFVPGKSRRKAPRLTNLHYYRVDLYFQVLDTQLKELNDRFNEVNTELLLCMACLSPVNNFASFDKAKIVRLAQLYPQDFDRMDLINLPIQLDNYIYDMKMHSEFSSLRGIGDLAKELVKTGRCASYMLVYKLLILALVLPVATASVERAFSAMKIVKTPLRFDCCYSFEPYNLLTSPLPQLIPGFATGQRTLARQPLLSG